Part of the Acidimicrobiales bacterium genome, CCGAACCGCCGGCCGAGCCCACCTAGGTCCCGACCCCACCGGAGACGACGACATGCCCAAGATGAAGACCCACAGCGGCGCGAAGAAGCGCTTCAAGGTGACCGGGTCCGGCAAGATCATGCGCCGCAAGGCGTACCGGGCCCACATCCTCGAGAAGAAGTCGTCCCGGCGCACCCGCCGCCTGGCCGGCGAGACCGAGCTCACCGCAGGCGACCGCGCCAAGGTCAAGCGCCAACTCGGCATCTGAGCCCCGCCGGCGTCTCCGCCGGTCTCACCTTCCCCCCGACGTCTCGAAAGGAACCCCGATGGCCAGAGTCAAGCGCGCCGTCCATTCCAAGAAGCACCGCCGCGCCACGCTGGAGCGGGCCAAGGGCTACTACGGCAACAAGAGCCGTAGCTACCGTGCCGCCAACGAGCAGGTCATGCACTCGCTGCAGTACGCCTACCGCGATCGGCGGGCACGCAAGGGCGAGTTCCGCAAGCTCTGGATCCAGCGCATCAACGCCGCCTGCCGCGAGAACGGCACCAGCTACAGCCGTTTCATCTCCGGCCTGCGCCTCGCCGAGGTGGAGGTCGACCGCAAGGTCCTGGCCGACCTCGCCGTCACCGACGCCGCCGCGTTCAGCGCGCTGGTGAAGGTGGCCGACGAGGCCAGCGCCGCGGCCGACTGATCACGCGCTGCCGGCGAGCGGGCGTCCCGATCCGCACCGGCCCCGAGGTCGGAAGGTCGTGACGCCGCTCGCCGCCCGCAACCCCCGCGTGCAGCGGGTGCGTCGGCTGGCTCGCCGCCGTCGCGAGCGTGTCGACGAGCGGGCCTTCGTCCTCGAGGGCCCACACGTCGTCGAGGCGGCGCTGGCGGCGGGCATCGAACTCGAGGCCGTGTTCCACGAGGCCGCCGCCGTCGACCTCGCGGACCGCGCCCGGGCGCTGGGCGTCGCCGTCCACGAGCTCGAGCCCGGGACCCTGGCCCGCGTCACCGACGCCGTGACCCCTCAGCCGGTGATCGCGGTGGCCCCCTGGTGCGATGCGCCCCTCGGCGCCGTGCTGGGCGCGGCCTGTCCCGACGGGGGCGCGGAGCGGCCCGTGGTGGTCCTGCTCGACGTGCGCGACCCCGGCAACGCCGGCACCTTGTTGCGCACGGCCGAGGCGTCCGGTGCCGCCGGCGTGGTGGTCGCGGGTCAGAGCGTCGACGTCTTCAACCCGAAGTGCGTGCGCGCCTCCGCCGGGGCGCTGTTCCATCTCCCGGTGGCGCTCGCCGGCGACGTCGCCTCGGCGCTCGCAGCCCTGCACGAGGGCGGCCTGCGCACCATCGGCACGGCCGCGGACGGCCCGATCGACTACGACCACTGCGACCTCACCGGCCCGGTGGCGCTCCTCTTGGGCAACGAGGCGGCGGGACTTCCCGCCGGCGTGCAGGCCGCGGTCGACCAGGTGGTGGCCATCCCCATCGAGGGCCGGGCCGAGTCGCTGAACGTGGCTGCGGCAGGCGCCGTTCTGTGCTTCGAGGCCGCCCGCCAGCGCCGGGCCGGCGGCGCAAACCCGTCGTCCGTGGCGACGGGTCACCCCTAGCCTTGGCGCCGATGACCGCCCACCGGGTGCCGCTCACTATCGTCGGTGCTCCCCGTCCCCAGGAGGCCCTCCGCACGTGTCGATGATCGAGCAGCTCGCACGGATCGTCGACGACGCCGAGGCACGCGCGGCCTCAGTCGGCACCCTGGCCGAGCTCGACGCGCTCGGTTCCGAGCTGTTGGGCAAGCGGTCGGCGCTCGGCGAGCTGAAGAAGGGGCTGCGAGACCTCGACGAGGAGGAACGTCGCGCCGTCGGTCGGGCCTTCAACGAGGCCAGCGCCCGGGTGCAGGCGGCCCTCGACGCCCGACGCAACGCCCTCGAGGCGGCGGAGCGCCTCCTTCGCCTCGAGGCCGAGCGCCTCGATCTGACCGAGACCATCGCCGAGCGCTCGCTCGGCCACCTCCATCTCGTGACCCAGACCCACGACCGCCTCGAGGACGTGTTCGTGGGCATGGGCTTCACCGTGGCCGAGGGCCCTGAGGTCGAGACCGACTGGTACAACTTCCAGGCCCTCAACATCCCCGAGTCGCACCCGGCGCGGAGCATGTGGGACACGCTCTACGTGGACCTCGGCCCGCCCGAGAGCACCGTGTTGCGCACCCACACCTCACCGGTGCAGATCCGGGTGATGGAGGGCGGCCCCCCGCCGATCTACTCGATCATGCCCGGCCGGGTGTACCGCCGGGACACCGCCGACGCCAGCCACATGCCGGTCTTCCACCAGATCGAGGGGCTCGTGGTCGACAAGGGCATCACCTTCGCCGACCTCGCCGGCACCCTCGAGGCGTTCACCACGGCCTACTTCGGCGGCGCCATCCACTCACGGCTGCGCCCGTCGTACTTCCCGTTCACCGAACCGTCTGCCGAGTACGACATCAACTGCCTGTTCTGCCTCGGCGAGGGCTGCCAGACGTGCGGCCGCACCGGCTGGATGGAGCTCGGGGGCTGCGGCATGGTCCACCCCAACGTGTTCGCCAACGTGGGCTACGACCCCGAGGAGTGGTCGGGCTTCGCCTTCGGCTTCGGCACCGACCGCCTGTCCATGAACCGCCACGGGATCAACGACATCCGTGAGCTGTTCACCAACGACATCCGCTTCCTGAGCCAGTTCTGAAGGTGCATCACATTGGCTCCTCGTCCCTCGGAGCGCCTTCGGCCTCCGATCAGAGCGCTCGTCGCTGCTCCGCTTCGCTCCGCAACGTCACCGAACCGGTCAAGTAGGTCTTGAGATGAGGGTTTTGCTGTCCTGGCTCCGTGAGTTCGCGCCCCTCGAGGGCGACCCCGTCGCGCTCGGCGAGGTGATGAGCGACCTCGGCATGGCCGTCGAGTCCATCGAGCACCTGGGGGAGGGGCTCGACGGCATCGTCGTGGCGCGGGTCCTCGACCTGCGCAAGCACCCGGACGCCGACAAGATCCAGCTCGTCGACGTGGATGCGGGCGACGGAGAGGCCCTCCAGATCTGCTGCGGCGCGTTCAACATGGCCGTCGGCGACCTCGTGCCGCTCGCCACCCTCGGCACGGTCATGCCCAACGGCATGGAGATCGCCCGGCGCAAGCTGCGGGGCGAGTGGTCGAACGGCATGTTGTGCTCCGCGGCCGAGATCGGTCTCGGCGGCGACGCCGGCGGCATCCTCGTCCTCTCCGACGGCCTGGTGCCGGGCACCCCGCTGCGCGACGCCCTTGGCGTCGAGGCCGACGTGCTCTACGACCTCGAGATCAACCCCAACCGGCCCGATGCCATGTCCGTGGCCGGCGTGGCTCGGGATCTCGCCGCCCGCCTCGGCGCCCCCTTCACCCTGCCCACGCCCGTGTTCGCCGAGTCGGGCGCGTCGGCGGAGGGCATCGCCCGGGTCGAGATCGTCGACGCCGACCGCTGCGGTCGCTTCGGGGCCCGCGTCCTGCGCGACATCACCGTCGGCACCTCGCCGCAGTGGCTGGCCAACCGGCTCACCGCCCTCGGCATGCGCCCCATCAACAGCATCGTGGACCTCTCGAATTACGTGATGCTCGAGCTGGGCCACCCGAACCACACCTACGACCTCGACCTCGTGGCCGGCGGCACCCTGCGGGTGCGGGCCGCGCGCGACGGCGAGCGCATCGTCACCCTCGACGACGTGGAGCGGTCCGTCATCGCCGAGGACACCCTCATCACCGATGGCGACGACGTGCCCATCGGCATCGCCGGCGTCATGGGCGGCGCCTCCACCGAGATCTCGGCCTCGACCACCTCGGTGCTGCTCGAGATGGCGTGGTGGCCGTCGATGATGATCGCCCGCACGTCGAAGCGCCTCCGCCTGCGCTCCGAGGCGTCCATGCGCTACGAGCGGGGGCTCGACCCCTTCGGCATCGACCTGGCCCTGGACCGCTTCTGCGAGCTCGCCACCCAGGCCGGCGCCACGGTGGCGCCGGGCTTCATCGACGAGCGGGGCGACCTTCCCGCGGTGGCGCCCATCCGGGTGCGCACGCCGCGCGTCAACGCCATCCTCGGCACCGACCTCACCACCGAGCAGATCGCGGGCTACCTGCGCCCCATCGGCTTCGACGTGGCTCCCGCCGAGGGCGACGCCCAGCCCGTGACGTCGCCCGGCTTCCGGCCCGACGTGGCCACCGAGATCGACGTCATCGAAGAGGTGGCCCGCCACCACTCGTACGCCGCCATCCCGCGGCGGCGCCCGCCGGGCGTCCACACGGGCGGGCTGACCGAGCGCCAGCGTGAGCGTCGCCAGCTCCGTCACGTGCTCGCCGGCCTGGGCATCAGCGAGGCGCTCCCGCTGCCCTTCCTCGCTCCGGACGACCTCGTGCGGGCCGGCCTGGACGGCCCCCGGGTCACGGTGACCAACCCGCTCGCCGCCGAGGAGTCCATCCTGCGCCCGTCGCTGCGCCCGGGGCTGCTCGGCGCGCTGGCCTACAACACCCGCCATCGCAACCGCGGTGTGTCGCTGTTCGAGATCGGCCACGTCTTCGGGGTACCCCCCGAAGGCCAGCAGCTGCCCGACGAGCGCGAGGTGCTCGCCGTGATCCTCGGCGAGGCGGAGGCGCCGGCCGCGGTCGAGGTGTGGCGCCTGGTCGCCGAGGCCCTGGGCTTCGCCGACGCCGCCCTCGACCCCGAAGGCATCGAGGCATCCTCCGCCGGCCTGCACCCGACCCGCACGGCCCACGTCGTCGTCGCCGGCCAGCGCGTGGGCCTCGTCGGCGAGATCGACCCCGGGGTGGTGGCGGACTACGACCTCGGTGAGCGGGTGGCGTGGCTCGAGGTGGACCTCGACGCCCTCTTGGCCCTGCCCCACGGTGAGCGCCGGTACCGCGAGGTCAGCCGGTATCCGTCGAGCGACATCGACCTGGCCTTCGAGGTCGACGAGGCCGTCCCCGCGGGCGCCGTCGAAGCCACCTTGCGGGACGCGGGCGGCGACCTGCTCGCCGATGTCCGGCTCTTCGACGTCTACCGGG contains:
- the rpmI gene encoding 50S ribosomal protein L35; amino-acid sequence: MPKMKTHSGAKKRFKVTGSGKIMRRKAYRAHILEKKSSRRTRRLAGETELTAGDRAKVKRQLGI
- the rplT gene encoding 50S ribosomal protein L20, which codes for MARVKRAVHSKKHRRATLERAKGYYGNKSRSYRAANEQVMHSLQYAYRDRRARKGEFRKLWIQRINAACRENGTSYSRFISGLRLAEVEVDRKVLADLAVTDAAAFSALVKVADEASAAAD
- a CDS encoding RNA methyltransferase encodes the protein MTPLAARNPRVQRVRRLARRRRERVDERAFVLEGPHVVEAALAAGIELEAVFHEAAAVDLADRARALGVAVHELEPGTLARVTDAVTPQPVIAVAPWCDAPLGAVLGAACPDGGAERPVVVLLDVRDPGNAGTLLRTAEASGAAGVVVAGQSVDVFNPKCVRASAGALFHLPVALAGDVASALAALHEGGLRTIGTAADGPIDYDHCDLTGPVALLLGNEAAGLPAGVQAAVDQVVAIPIEGRAESLNVAAAGAVLCFEAARQRRAGGANPSSVATGHP
- the pheS gene encoding phenylalanine--tRNA ligase subunit alpha, encoding MIEQLARIVDDAEARAASVGTLAELDALGSELLGKRSALGELKKGLRDLDEEERRAVGRAFNEASARVQAALDARRNALEAAERLLRLEAERLDLTETIAERSLGHLHLVTQTHDRLEDVFVGMGFTVAEGPEVETDWYNFQALNIPESHPARSMWDTLYVDLGPPESTVLRTHTSPVQIRVMEGGPPPIYSIMPGRVYRRDTADASHMPVFHQIEGLVVDKGITFADLAGTLEAFTTAYFGGAIHSRLRPSYFPFTEPSAEYDINCLFCLGEGCQTCGRTGWMELGGCGMVHPNVFANVGYDPEEWSGFAFGFGTDRLSMNRHGINDIRELFTNDIRFLSQF
- a CDS encoding phenylalanine--tRNA ligase subunit beta; this encodes MRVLLSWLREFAPLEGDPVALGEVMSDLGMAVESIEHLGEGLDGIVVARVLDLRKHPDADKIQLVDVDAGDGEALQICCGAFNMAVGDLVPLATLGTVMPNGMEIARRKLRGEWSNGMLCSAAEIGLGGDAGGILVLSDGLVPGTPLRDALGVEADVLYDLEINPNRPDAMSVAGVARDLAARLGAPFTLPTPVFAESGASAEGIARVEIVDADRCGRFGARVLRDITVGTSPQWLANRLTALGMRPINSIVDLSNYVMLELGHPNHTYDLDLVAGGTLRVRAARDGERIVTLDDVERSVIAEDTLITDGDDVPIGIAGVMGGASTEISASTTSVLLEMAWWPSMMIARTSKRLRLRSEASMRYERGLDPFGIDLALDRFCELATQAGATVAPGFIDERGDLPAVAPIRVRTPRVNAILGTDLTTEQIAGYLRPIGFDVAPAEGDAQPVTSPGFRPDVATEIDVIEEVARHHSYAAIPRRRPPGVHTGGLTERQRERRQLRHVLAGLGISEALPLPFLAPDDLVRAGLDGPRVTVTNPLAAEESILRPSLRPGLLGALAYNTRHRNRGVSLFEIGHVFGVPPEGQQLPDEREVLAVILGEAEAPAAVEVWRLVAEALGFADAALDPEGIEASSAGLHPTRTAHVVVAGQRVGLVGEIDPGVVADYDLGERVAWLEVDLDALLALPHGERRYREVSRYPSSDIDLAFEVDEAVPAGAVEATLRDAGGDLLADVRLFDVYRGAGLAEGRRSLAYALRFQAPDRTLTDAEVGEARTRLIEAVETAHGATLR